The DNA window CGCGCGGCGACGGCGTGACAGGGGAAGACGTTACTCGAAACGTAAAAACCATCCGTTCTGTCCCTCTCAGGATTGATTCCCGAAAGCTCGGAGCAATCTCACACGCCAAAAAGTTCGAGGTGCGCGGCGAAGTGATTATGACCCACAAAGCCTTCCGCCAGGCTAATGAGCAGCGCGCGGAGAGCGGCGAGCAGCCTTTTGCCAACCCCCGCAACGCGGCCGCGGGCGCCATCCGGCAGCTTGACCCCAAGGTGGTCGCAAAAAGGAACCTGGACATTTTCCTCTACTACCTTTTGGTGGATGGGCGTACTCCTCTCAAAGAACACTGGAAGGTTCTGGAAACGCTGGAAAATCTGGGGTTCAAGGTGAACCCCTACAGAAAGCTCACAAGATCATTCGAAGAACTGACCGCCTATATCCAGGAAATGGAGGCCAAACGGGAAAAGCTCGAATATGAAATCGATGGCATGGTGGTCAAAGTGAACGAAATCGCGCTGTGGGACGAATTGGGCATGACGGCCAAGTCGCCGCGCTGGGCGATTGCTTACAAGTATCCAGCCCACCAGGAGACGACCGTGGTCAAAGACATTCGGCCCCAGGTTGGCCGGACCGGCACTCTGACTCCTGTGGCCGATCTCGAACCGGTGAACGTCGGCGGGGTGACGGTGACCCATGCCACCCTCCACAACATGGACGAAGTTGAGCGGCTGGGCGTGAAGATCGGCGATACGGTCCTGATACAGCGGGCCGGTGAAGTGATCCCTCAGGTGCTTAAAGTGACGAAGCACGCGCCGGACGGCAAAGAATTCAGGATGCCGAAACATTGCCCCGTCTGCGGCGGCGATGTCATCCGGGTTGAAGGTGAAGTTGCGTATCGCTGCGTGAATGCTGCCTGCCCGGCCCAGTTGAAAGAGTCGCTGCTCCACTTTGCTTCGCGGCATGCCATGAACATCAACGGGCTTGGGGAATCGCTCGTAGACCAACTGGTCGGCAAGAAAATCGTTCAGGATGCCGCTGACCTCTATGGCCTGGATGAAGCCCAACTGGCGGCGCTTGAGCGAATGGGAAAGAAGTCTGCGCGAAACCTGCTGGAAGAAATCGAAAAAAGCAAAAGCGCCGAACTGCCCCGCGTGATTTACGCCATTGGAATCCGTTTTGTCGGCGAGCGCACAGCCCAGTTGCTGGCGGAACACTTTGGCTCGATGAAAAAACTCCAAGAAGCCGCAGTAGAGGAACTGTATGAGGTGGAAGAGGTCGGGCCCAAAGTCGCGCAAAGCATTGTTGAGTACTTCCACGAAGGACGCAACCGCGACGTCATCGAAAAACTGCGCAGGGCAGGCCTGCACTTTGAACAGAAAGAGCGCAGGAGTGGCGGCTCCCTCGAGGGTCGCCAATTCGTTCTGACCGGCTCGCTTCCCAGCCTCTCGCGCGAAGAAGCCACACGCATGATTGAAGAGGCTGGCGGCCGCGTGACAGGTTCAGTCAGCAAGAAGACGGACTACGTGGTTGTGGGCGCCGACCCCGGCTCAAAACTTGCGAAGGCGAAATCATTGGGCGTCCGCACGATTGACGAGGCCGCACTCAGGAAGCTTCTCGGCCCGTAGCCGGGAAATCTTCCCATCTGGCGACTCAACCACACAAGCGCCCGGAAACATTCCGGAACAAGTTATGCGGTTGTGAGTATTTTGATGGTCGTGGCCAGAGATATGAAGATTCAGGTAGTCCACGTAGACGAAGACTCCATCCCGGCAATCGTGTTACGCGGTCGGTTCGGCGCGTTCGAAAACGAAATTGCCGGATTCCTCGCTGTAGTCGAGATTCAGGTCACCGAGGGCAGCAGCAACCGTCTCGTCGACGGCCAGCCGCGTCCCAGCGGTGGATTCTACCAGGTCATCCGATTCCGGCTCTTTGGTGTCGAGTTTCAGGGTCAGGCGCAGTTGATTTTTGCCTTCCACGGTCCGGGCATCAACTCGCAGGAAAGTTGTTGCGGGAAGCGATTTGCTGGCGACAATCGATTTCACTTCCTGCGCTGCTCTTTCGGTCATTTTGATCATTCAATCTCCTTGGTGGAACCACCGGCGGAAATAACTGCGCCTTCCTTTGCCTTAGTCGAAGAGAAGACTTGAAATCTCCGGCGATTCGTATGGAATTCACTACTTCTAGCTCGGAGCACGACCGTCGATGGCAACCCCCAATTTACGGCGCGGCTCAGTCTGGTACTTACCTTGTGGCACGGTTATCCTGACCGTGTCTTTCGACGGCAGCACGAGCGAGGACGCCTGTGTCACAAATCCTCGCTGCTCCAGAAGCGGATTATCTGACATCACTGCAGCGTCTCCAGCCATTTTAGCACGGCATCCAATTTGTCGGAGGGGACGCCTTCTGCCCAGCGAACTTCATTGCCGGCATAGAGCAGTACGACTTGGCCCGAAGCCGTGTGGCCGATAATGCGTTCCGAATCGGAGTGGACGTCCGGAGTAAACTCTTTATATTTTAGAGTGAGAATCTTGTGGTAGTCACGGAAAAACGTCAGGGCGGCTTCCGCGCTCGTCCACCGTGTTCTTGCAATCAGCGGATTATTTTCACCTGACTGATCTTCATAAACGATATAGCGATCGCCCATCCAGCCGGCGCAGTCGGCGGTCGCCGTGTCTTCATCCAGGAACTGTCCCAGCAGTTCGTTGCAACCGAGCTCGCCCAGGATGTTTTCATCCAGCAGCTTGATCCCAGGGTCTGAACCGAGTGGAGTGTTGCCGGGCAATTTAACTTCGGGCAGTTCTGTGTGTTTGAAATAGACCTCTGGCTGGTAAAGGGCTTTGGTGGAAGAGGGCGGGGAAGTAAACAGTTCATTTAATGTCTTCCAATCAGCCTGGCGGAGGCCTTTCACAATAAAGCTGGCGCCCTGGATATAGGGAAAGAGTGCTTCGAGCTTGAAGAAGAAAGGGGCTTTTGAGAACACCGGGAACTCCGCCATCTGCTGGCGTATGGCAGGTCCGATCATGGCATCGAGGCTGGGCAGGTTTGAGATTGGCATTCCATCCAGCATGGTCTGGAACATGGCGGCGGTCGCATATCCTTCCACCACTGCCTGGCGGGCGGCTTCAGCATCGTCATTGGACTTGACGGCTTTCATGTAACGGGCGAGGTCGAAATTCTGGTCCTGAAGCGCGTGGGTCAGTTCGTGTGACAGCACCATTCCCTGCATGTCGGCCGGGATCCAGTTGGCGATGTACATCGTCTTCGTCTCCGGATCGTAGAAACCTGCAACCTGCTCCGTGTAAAAGCTGACCAGGAAGCTTTCCAGGTCGAAGCCTTTGGGAATCAGACCAAAAGCCCGAAGAGTGGCTTCCTGCGCATGAATTTCCTTCGGCGTGTAATCGGTGTGCAGGTTGTGGAGCAGGATTTTCCGGACCTCTTCCCGGCTCACAATTTTCTTGTTCACGGGCGACTTGATGGGAAGCCCGGTCATCTCGCTCATTTTGTGCAGGACCTCGTCGGCCTGGGCCAGCAGATCGCTCGGCGCCTGCTGCTGATTTTGAGAACTGGCGCCCGGCACAGAATCCTGCAGTCTGGCGGCAGAATCATGCCCGGCAAATAGGGCACAGAGGACCGCAAGGACGACAAAAAGTATGGGCCAATGCCGAGGTAGGCCATTCGATTTCACTGATGAGCCAGCCTTTCACGTTTTCCAACAAGAAACAGCCGGGG is part of the Terriglobia bacterium genome and encodes:
- a CDS encoding DUF6782 family putative metallopeptidase — encoded protein: MPGASSQNQQQAPSDLLAQADEVLHKMSEMTGLPIKSPVNKKIVSREEVRKILLHNLHTDYTPKEIHAQEATLRAFGLIPKGFDLESFLVSFYTEQVAGFYDPETKTMYIANWIPADMQGMVLSHELTHALQDQNFDLARYMKAVKSNDDAEAARQAVVEGYATAAMFQTMLDGMPISNLPSLDAMIGPAIRQQMAEFPVFSKAPFFFKLEALFPYIQGASFIVKGLRQADWKTLNELFTSPPSSTKALYQPEVYFKHTELPEVKLPGNTPLGSDPGIKLLDENILGELGCNELLGQFLDEDTATADCAGWMGDRYIVYEDQSGENNPLIARTRWTSAEAALTFFRDYHKILTLKYKEFTPDVHSDSERIIGHTASGQVVLLYAGNEVRWAEGVPSDKLDAVLKWLETLQ
- a CDS encoding iron-sulfur cluster biosynthesis family protein, whose amino-acid sequence is MIKMTERAAQEVKSIVASKSLPATTFLRVDARTVEGKNQLRLTLKLDTKEPESDDLVESTAGTRLAVDETVAAALGDLNLDYSEESGNFVFERAEPTA
- the ligA gene encoding NAD-dependent DNA ligase LigA — its product is MTRDGDVKREIEKLREEIRYHEHRYYVLDDPEISDVKFDELVHRLQKMEQAHPELVTPDSPTQRVGGQPAEEFANVRHSAPMLSLDNTYSVDDLRDFDRRVRELSGRQQVSYVAELKLDGLSMALTYEDGVLTRGLTRGDGVTGEDVTRNVKTIRSVPLRIDSRKLGAISHAKKFEVRGEVIMTHKAFRQANEQRAESGEQPFANPRNAAAGAIRQLDPKVVAKRNLDIFLYYLLVDGRTPLKEHWKVLETLENLGFKVNPYRKLTRSFEELTAYIQEMEAKREKLEYEIDGMVVKVNEIALWDELGMTAKSPRWAIAYKYPAHQETTVVKDIRPQVGRTGTLTPVADLEPVNVGGVTVTHATLHNMDEVERLGVKIGDTVLIQRAGEVIPQVLKVTKHAPDGKEFRMPKHCPVCGGDVIRVEGEVAYRCVNAACPAQLKESLLHFASRHAMNINGLGESLVDQLVGKKIVQDAADLYGLDEAQLAALERMGKKSARNLLEEIEKSKSAELPRVIYAIGIRFVGERTAQLLAEHFGSMKKLQEAAVEELYEVEEVGPKVAQSIVEYFHEGRNRDVIEKLRRAGLHFEQKERRSGGSLEGRQFVLTGSLPSLSREEATRMIEEAGGRVTGSVSKKTDYVVVGADPGSKLAKAKSLGVRTIDEAALRKLLGP